TCGAGCTTGTATGCGGGCCCCGCGAACTGGTGCGAATACATGATACTGACGATAAACACGATGATCACGTTGACGAGAACCAGCAGGAGAAGCCTGGGCCAGAGTTCGGTGACGAAGTGACGCATCATGCTCTCGGCGGTCTGGCCTTCGCTCAACGTCGCCTGGGTGGTCAGAAAGAACGAACCGAGAACGTAGATGTTGCAGGCGGTGATGACGGTGATG
The genomic region above belongs to Candidatus Ozemobacteraceae bacterium and contains:
- a CDS encoding HAMP domain-containing protein, which encodes MTQRKNYFIAKGMQSRFAGTILLLVFLITVITACNIYVLGSFFLTTQATLSEGQTAESMMRHFVTELWPRLLLLVLVNVIIVFIVSIMYSHQFAGPAYKLEKSIQRIANGDLTFEIHLRRNDSLKELAVAINSMLSRFR